Proteins encoded together in one Shewanella acanthi window:
- the purU gene encoding formyltetrahydrofolate deformylase: MPPRGDVILDTQHEPAQTRSPIERKILMTDCADAQGLIAKITSVCFQHRLNIIKNSEFVDNDQGRFFMRTELEGHFNSGQLLEDLRSVLPTQNHMTLVSAGKKRIVVLVTKEAHCLGDLLMKAYYGGLNVEIAAVVGNHEVLRELVEKFNIPFHLVSHEGLDRTQHEQALLAAVGQYEPDYLVLAKYMRVLTPDFVAEYPNRIINIHHSFLPAFIGAAPYRQAWERGVKIIGATAHFVNNCLDEGPIIKQDVIPVDHSYSALEMAKAGRDVEKSVLSKALQLVLNEQVVVYGNKTIVF, encoded by the coding sequence ATGCCGCCTAGAGGAGATGTTATTTTGGATACACAGCACGAACCTGCTCAAACCCGCTCGCCCATTGAGCGCAAAATCCTGATGACAGATTGCGCCGATGCCCAAGGGCTAATTGCTAAAATCACCAGTGTCTGCTTTCAACATCGGCTCAATATCATTAAAAACAGTGAGTTTGTGGATAACGACCAAGGGCGATTTTTTATGCGCACCGAACTCGAAGGCCATTTCAATAGTGGGCAACTCCTTGAAGACTTGCGAAGTGTACTCCCAACTCAGAACCATATGACGCTGGTGAGTGCGGGTAAAAAACGCATTGTGGTCCTGGTAACTAAAGAAGCGCATTGCCTTGGTGATTTGCTAATGAAAGCCTATTACGGTGGCTTGAATGTAGAGATTGCCGCCGTTGTGGGTAACCATGAGGTGTTAAGGGAACTGGTTGAAAAATTTAATATTCCCTTTCACTTAGTCAGCCATGAGGGGCTGGATAGGACGCAACATGAGCAAGCCTTATTGGCAGCTGTCGGACAATACGAACCAGACTATCTTGTGTTAGCCAAATATATGCGAGTACTCACGCCGGATTTTGTTGCCGAGTATCCCAATCGGATCATCAATATTCACCACTCGTTCTTACCCGCTTTCATTGGCGCTGCGCCCTATCGCCAAGCCTGGGAGCGCGGAGTGAAAATTATCGGGGCGACCGCCCATTTTGTGAATAATTGCCTCGATGAGGGGCCGATTATTAAGCAGGATGTCATCCCAGTCGATCATAGCTATAGCGCCCTTGAGATGGCAAAAGCAGGACGTGATGTCGAGAAAAGCGTGCTGAGTAAGGCATTGCAATTGGTACTCAATGAGCAAGTGGTCGTGTACGGTAATAAGACTATTGTCTTCTAG